In a genomic window of Tachysurus vachellii isolate PV-2020 chromosome 13, HZAU_Pvac_v1, whole genome shotgun sequence:
- the exoc3l1 gene encoding exocyst complex component 3-like protein, whose product MSQGNENGCDKREDFPAAGEEVWPELERAECLARGAALKWASGVFCRPEHLERLAHYRKRESQRTASINSRLKSVVQSYLEGVDWGLGQLREARAELREVSHAMNLVRLESSKNAESINALDTLRETSINHSQLLAAVTNLPRLHSVKSMVMETERLVESRRLLEAHSRLMELEHWQDEVLLQLHGLRGSSRTLLNPEDDALVHSYFSGVGRLVEALAKELWAVVGSGLTLSLQNPTPFVSAVRIVEREEALDQYFLEERQCASGERYGRPMPPGRPRCWRERFFKVLEEAVAARFRSASYLHTRGPGLAGHLSALQHSIMGDLATVRNLLEQCVPPHYSLTKAYLRACHRCLQVHLGQLIGWDLQSGEIFAVLNWVLHIYSSSEMMGDPALAAHLDLVEMGPLISQDGLEQLQNKYVQCVRKSLSEWMQKALEVERTDWQRDQEPDIDHEGCYHTSLPTIITQMLEENARVALMISESLRDQTIQMGLYEMEILLTRFRDAIIEHGKEHQKDPTANNTKFYLHYLLACISNCIILKMSTETLHQQVTSRQSVRFSRIPPGPLAALDRAVRKACRLMMDQLLLDLQPHLQGLLSRSWLVQGDVVSKVCGVLERHCELYGRVRSPCRERLQEECQWLTVVEYVRALMQKKLICRNDEERQLLAQQMVQDAQQLREHFQSMEVDGTVSKVNPTALIPVLADLIKLKDPGMLTLEVSGLISKYPDISEEHVSVLLDVRGDVPRDVRGTVLCLLEQSSPPLPPGYRPIFPDILVPPSSMPFCLPTAKCA is encoded by the exons ATGTCACAAGGAAACGAGAATGGCTGTGATAAACGTGAAG ATTTCCCGGCAGCAGGTGAGGAGGTTTGGCCGGAACTGGAGCGGGCAGAGTGCTTGGCACGGGGCGCAGCTCTCAAATGGGCTTCGGGTGTGTTCTGCCGTCCAGAACACCTCGAGAGGCTCGCACActacaggaagagagagagtcaaAGAACAGCATCCATAAACTCAAGGTTAAAG TCAGTGGTCCAGTCCTATCTAGAAGGTGTAGACTGGGGGCTGGGACAACTCAGAGAGGCTCGTGCTGAGCTGAGAGAAGTATCCCATGCCATGAACCTGGTCAGACTCGAATCCAGTAAGAACGCAGAGAGCATCAATGCCCTGGACACATTGAGAGAAACGTCTATCAATCACTCTCAACTGCTGGCTGCTGTTACGAACCTGCCACGCCTCCATTCAG TGAAGAGCATGGTGATGGAAACAGAGCGGCTTGTGGAGTCACGCCGTTTACTGGAAGCCCACTCTCGGCTTATGGAGCTGGAACACTGGCAGGATGAGGTTCTCCTTCAGCTACATGGACTCAGAGGCTCATCCCGAACCTTGTTGAACCCCGAAGATGATGCACTGGTGCACAGCTATTTTTCAGGAGTAGGGCGGCTGGTGGAGGCCCTGGCGAAAGAGCTGTGGGCGGTGGTGGGTAGCGGACTGACTCTCTCCCTGCAGAACCCCACACCGTTTGTTTCAGCAGTACGCATCGTGGAGCGAGAAGAAGCGCTTGATCAGTATTTCCTAGAGGAGCGACAGTGTGCGTCAGGTGAGAGGTATGGCAGGCCCATGCCTCCAGGAAGACCGCGCTGCTGGAGAGAACGCTTCTTTAAG GTGTTGGAGGAGGCCGTTGCCGCTCGTTTCCGCAGCGCATCCTATTTACACACTCGAGGCCCCGGACTTGCTGGACACCTTTCAGCCCTACAGCACAGCATCATGGGAGACTTGGCTACAGTGCGCAACCTGCTGGAGCAATGTGTTCCTCCACATTACAGCCTCACCAAAGCGTATCTACGTGCATGCCATCGCTGCCTGCAGGTCCATTTAGGCCAACTCATTGGCTGGGACCTGCAAAGTGGTGAGATCTTCGCTGTTCTTAACTGGGTTCTTCATATCTACAGCAG CTCAGAAATGATGGGTGACCCTGCCCTTGCTGCACATCTGGACTTGGTAGAGATGGGTCCTCTGATATCTCAGGACGGTTTGGAACAACTGCAGAACAAATATGTTCAATGTGTTCGG AAAAGCCTTTCAGAATGGATGCAGAAGGCGCTGGAGGTGGAACGTACAGACTGGCAGAGGGATCAGGAGCCTGATATTGACCACGAGGGCTGTTACCACACCAGCCTTCCGACTATCATCACTCAG ATGTTAGAGGAGAATGCACGTGTGGCTCTGATGATCAGTGAAAGTCTGCGGGACCAGACAATCCAGATGGGGCTGTATGAAATGGAGATCCTCCTAACCAG ATTTCGAGACGCTATCATAGAACATGGCAAAGAGCATCAAAAGGATCCAACGGCAAACAACACGAAATTCTACCTCCATTACCTCCTGGCCTGCATAAGCAACTGCATCATCCTCAA GATGTCCACAGAGACCCTTCATCAGCAGGTTACATCTCGTCAATCGGTGCGGTTCTCCCGGATTCCACCCGGGCCGCTGGCTGCTCTGGACCGGGCCGTAAGGAAAGCGTGTCGCCTCATGATGGACCAGCTGCTCCTGGATCTTCAACCTCACTTGCAGGGGCTCCTGTCACGTTCCTGGCTGGTCCAGGGAGACGTTGTCTCTAAGGTGTGTGGCGTTCTGGAGCGCCACTGTGAACTGTACGGCAGGGTGCGCTCACCTTGCAGAGAG CGACTGCAGGAGGAGTGCCAGTGGCTGACGGTGGTGGAGTACGTACGAGCGCTGATGCAGAAGAAGCTGATCTGCCGGAACGATGAGGAGAGGCAGCTGTTAGCGCAGCAGATGGTCCAGGATGCTCAGCAGCTGAGGGAACACTTCCAGAGCATG gaaGTTGATGGGACTGTCAGCAAGGTGAATCCCACAGCTCTGATCCCTGTGCTGGCTGATTTAATCAAGCTAAAAGACCCTGGCATGCTAACACTCGAGGTTTCCGGACTGATATCCAAGTACCCTGACATCAG TGAGGAACATGTCTCAGTTCTGTTGGATGTACGTGGGGACGTTCCCCGTGACGTGAGAGGGACAGTGCTCTGTTTACTAGAACAGAGCTCGCCGCCGCTGCCGCCGGGATACCGCCCAATCTTCCCAGACATCCTCGTGCCTCCTTCCAGCATGCCTTTCTGCTTACCTACAGCCAAGTGTGCTTGA